Within Candidatus Palauibacter scopulicola, the genomic segment GTGGGCGCCGTCGGCTCAACGGGCCGGGGCGAGGCGAACCTCTACAACCTCTCGTCCTTCCTCGCCGTCGAGTTCATGCGCCAGGGGATGAGCCCGCTCGACGCCGGCATGGCCACGCTGGAGCGGATCAAGTCGAACACAGTCGAGTCGAGGCTCCTCAACGCGCGCGGCCTGCCGAGCTTCGATGTCCGCTTCTTCCTGCTCAACAAGGCGGGGGAGACGGCGGGCGTCGCCCTGTACGGCTCCGCGGAGACGCACTACGCCGTCTGCACCGAGAACGGGCCCGAGGAGCGCCCGTTCGAGGGCCTTCTGGAGGGCTCGCCCCGCGACGCGTAACGGCGTCCCGGAGGGCGTTCGCGCCGCGCTCGCGACTCAGCGGTTGTAGGCGGGGGTCGGTCCGCGGAGCCGCGCCCAGACGCCGTCGCAGGCGGCGAGCACTTCGGCGTCGAGCGGCGGCGCGTCGAAGGCGGCGAGGTTTTCCTCGAGGTGCTCCATGCGGGAGGCGCCGACGATGATGCAGTCCGCGCCCTCCTGCGCCCGCAGCCACCCCAGCGCGAGTTGCACCGGCGTCAGGTCCGCCTCCCCGGCGATGGTCTCGACCTCGGCCACGGCGCGGAAGTACTCGTCGTGCCAGAAGCGGTCGAGGTACATGCGGTTGCCGTCGAAGCGCGTCCCCGGCAGCGGCGCCCCCGGGCGCTGCTTGCCGGTCAGGAGCCCGCCCGCGAGCGGATTGTAGACGACGTTCGAGATCCCGTAGCGGCCCGTGAAGGCGAGGTATTCCTGCTCGATCCCCCGCGCCGCGAGGTTGTACATGGGCTGCGCGATCCACGGCTTTGCCCACCCCTCCTGCTCGCAGATGGAGAACATCTCGCACATCTGCCACGCGCTGTAGTTGGACGTCGCCGGATAGCGGATGAGCCCCTCGACGCGAAGCTCCTCCAGCGCGGCGAGACTCTCCTCGATGAGCGTCTCATAGTCCGGAAGGTGCAGGTAGTAGATGTCGAGATAGTCCGTCCCGAGCCGCCGCAGCGAGTCGTCGATCCCGCGGCGGATCGCGTCGCGCGAGAGGCCGGTGTATTCGACCGGGTCTCCCA encodes:
- a CDS encoding aldo/keto reductase, whose amino-acid sequence is MERRKFAHTDLEVSRACMGTMTFGSQTDVEAAAAMVELCFERGIDFFDTANVYNQGRSEEILGEVLGDRRAEIVLASKVCNPMGDPVEYTGLSRDAIRRGIDDSLRRLGTDYLDIYYLHLPDYETLIEESLAALEELRVEGLIRYPATSNYSAWQMCEMFSICEQEGWAKPWIAQPMYNLAARGIEQEYLAFTGRYGISNVVYNPLAGGLLTGKQRPGAPLPGTRFDGNRMYLDRFWHDEYFRAVAEVETIAGEADLTPVQLALGWLRAQEGADCIIVGASRMEHLEENLAAFDAPPLDAEVLAACDGVWARLRGPTPAYNR